The genomic window AGACTCTGGATAGGCTATGAACCTGCACACCAGGGCCAGTATACcccaaaatataatattaggaGCTCAGCATGTACTATATACAGCCAGTGTAGTTCGGTAGACACTGCTTTGCACGCCGTTGTGTCATGCTTGGAGGGAGAAATTTGAGGTCGAATCGAACCTTAAGCACCTTTTTTCTATGCAACAGAACTGTTGTGTCAGAGCAGGGCAGCGCGCGAGCACTACGAAAAGTCAATAGAGCCACTCCGCACGGTGACCTTTTGTCTCTTCTCAAATCTAATTCTTAGCAGGGCGCTTCCTTCTTTACCTTGTAGAAAATGGGAAGTACGGCAAATGCACTACTTCAAAGATTGCTATCAGCTTTCGGGGAGCCTATCACATTAAGGGTCTCGCACATACCATAGAGAGATATGTGTATGTGGCGGAGTCGCAGGAGAAGCGGCGCAATAAACTTTTTTACGAATTAATCAAAGCTTAAGAGAAAAGTTGGAGGACGAGTCTTTTGTGGCAGCTCTCAATCAACCCTTGTTTCAGATTGCCAGACAACTGTAGTGTTCTTCAAGAAGTAGATAGCAGCAGATGAACTACTACGAAGTGCGGCTTCTTTTAGGGAGCTATGCATCCGCTCCGATAACAGCGATAACAGAACTATAAAGCCTTGAGTTCGCTGACAATGATCTCAAAGCTTGTCAAGGAGTACATGACCTATTCATCAAACTACTGCAATATTAAACTCGCCTAGATGCCTGGACACAGCAGAGTTTTCGGAAAATGTTAAGCAGATAACTCTTTGAGAAAGGACACCCTTACTCAAATCCAATCAAGATGGGAACGAGCAAGTGTTCCCCTGACCCAGAGTGGAACAAAAAATATCTATAGAACTACTAGCTGTTTTCAAGGATCACACGGACGCAATGATAGGTGTCCTAAGTGGACACTGCCCAATTAGCACTCATATGATGACGGTAAAGATTTTGGAGGACGAAAGTCAAAGTTACAGGGAGGAAAAAGAGATAAGAATATCTACACACTTTCTCTTCTACTGTCCAGCTTTGTTCAAGCAAAGACTGAAGTATCTCATTTACCATACACCCTTCGATTCCGCTGAATTGGATGGAGTAGATATTAGGTGACTCAATTAATTTGAGGCTGACTCTAGGCACTTTGCAAATATGCGACGGTCCTTTTGGTCTTGGTTTTGATGCATTCTCTTAAGAATATTTCGATTATTcttctctgaaaattttaagtaaattccACAAATACTCTGCAACgttagaaaacaaattaattattcttcttctttactggcgtagacaccgcttacgcgaatatagccaagttaacaataGCGagccagtcgttccttcttttcgctacgtggcgccagttggatattcaaagcgaagccaggttcttctccacttggtccttccaacggagtggaggtcttcctcttcctctgcttcccccggcgggtacagcgtcgaatactttcatagctggagtgttttcgtccatcctgacaacatgacctagccagcgtagcagctgtcttttaattcgctgaactatgtcaatgtcgtcgtttatctcgtacagctcatcgttccatcgaatacgatattcgccgtggccaatgcgcaaaggaacctttctctcaaaaactcgtaacaacgactcatcagttgttgtcatcgtccaagcctctgcaccatatagcaggacgggagacaaaatatacatatattattgaataattaaatattttgcgttttaagAGGTTTAAAGGGATCACCAGTTCAAAAACAAACATAgctttgagaaaaacgcatttgaaGTTTTACATTTGCTACTAgtaggacctctccgagccgttcgataccaaacaagacTTCAGACAATtcaactccctatcgtgcgacttcttcaatctactcttggagaaaataattcgagctgcagaacttaatcgagaaggtacaatcttctataagagcgtacagctgctggcgtacgtcgaTGGTATTGGTATAATTGTCATCAAACGGTCaaggaaaaacgactggcgcgctgttttacAACACGCCTATAACcgaagcggtgtctacgccaataaaaaagagaagatATGAAGCCAATGCCACaaccacttaaaaaaaatatatatgtataaaatatccTTTCCCAATTTGTTGTCGTCTTTCTTACATATATGTCAATTTTCTCTCAAGTTATCGCTTTCTCGTACGGACGGACGAACTAAATAAACTCCATATCTATTTCGAGTAGTTGTgagaagtatataaatattgtgTGTCCACAGGTATCAAGTacgtaaaatttttaagaaaatataaagctttgtaacagtaaaaaaaaacaattttttaattaaccatACCTttgaaaaaacttattttaaaaatatacaaatttaataatttgtgctTATCTAAGGCaagatataaacattttttgctattttacataaaagtatatgtatctacatatgtacgagtacatCATTACTTGCATATAGTATTACAACCGATTTGTATAAGCAAGCTCTGTAATCGAGTTTAGCTagattttccattatttttcgAACGCTGCTTTTCCCACCACTGCGCATACCAGCGCGCACTTTCTTGGGCAGCAACCTCCGGTTCAACTAGCGGTACATAATCCATATGTATCGAAGCGCGCAAACGATTAAGCATCAACACCGACGCTGTGAAGGACGCAATCGCACGAAGCGAATACGCCAATTTGAATTTCGTTACAGGATAAAGTAACTGCACGAACAGTTCGGTGAGGAAGGAGAGAAGAAAGAAAAGGAAATGCGGCAGATACCATAAGGTCAAATTGATCTTGAATTTTCCACCGAGCAAAGCCATTTTTTGTATGAATCTGGTCACATCATTGATGGGCGTGTCATCGGTCACGAACACCGGCAGACCGGCAATGGCTTTTGGAGTCGCCTTAAGTGTTTTGTAGGCACACAAATGACCCCAAGCCACGTTACCTATGTTGGTAGCGTATGAAAAGTGGTTTAGTAAagacaatatttttgttgtaaataacgCTATTTGATTTACCAGCATAGACGAGCTGTTGTTTACCACCAGCGCCGGCAATGCGGGGATAACTGTAACCACGGCTTGACAGGTACTCGAAAACACGGGGCACAAATTTCTCATCGCCTTCGCCATAAGTGAGCGTCGGACGAATGGCCACAGTTTCCAAATAATCTACGAAATTAGAACGATATTTATGagtatttaagttagttaagaAAGCTCAACTCGGACATTTGTGCTTACCTCGCTGATTACTAAGCAGTGTTCCATTCGAGTTCAACACAATAGATTCAGCGCGCAATTTCGACGACGAATAGCCAGGTATCAGGAAGGATTTGTCGAAATCAGCGGGTTCCTGCGCATTAAAAGTGGGCGTATTGGCCTTTGACTCAGTTTGATTTATGACTATGGTGAATGTGCTGTAGCCTTTAAAGGGCACCAGACACACCGATGCACAGCTGGTGTATATCAGCCTTCCCACATTATGCTGCACACATAAGTCTACCACTGTGCTGGTTCCGTTCACGTTGACGCGATCTAACTCCTTGAAATTTGGCGGATACTCAATGCTGACTAAGGCGGCACAGTGGAAAACACAATTTACATTCTTGAAGGCATCCTGCACAGTGCTGGACTTTGGCTCGCAAATGTCTCCGACAAAGGTCTTCAACGCCGCTATGTGAGAAATGCCTGCAAAATTAAATGTGAATACTAagcaacttgttgttgttgaataaGACAATGTCGtaccaattttattttcaaagggCTCGATATCCAAAGAGCGAACTTCTTTGATgcccaaatttttttgttcgcgcaaaagatattttaacaaatgcTGCCCGATAAAGCCGCTACCGCCAGTAACTAAAACCACTTCCTCCACTGCGTTCTCAGCCGTTGACGTCATATTATCGGTTTCTGGAATAGTGGAAGATGTAAATTGtttcaatttcacatttaggctAGAAACAAACGATGGTCGAGTCTAAAATTATACGATACATTGAATATGTACATAGGACATTAAAGGGTGATCTAGTTgcaggttccctacttttttaaagaacaaaacacagaaacttcaaatgtaatggggaatgtttcttatcattcgaaagaacattctttggcatttctaGTGATGgacacgcgtgatattttgctacAAGGTCTGAacttgagccagaaataggccttatcgctgaacaaaatttggctcgaagaCGTTGgatttcttggaactttttaagagcccatagagcgaagcgatattCCTTGGGAGTGTGAGggtcttcagttcttgcaattaagatctcgacgtaaaatacgccaagtcgttccacacgtccgagttgctgcaaatggcgccgaatcgactcttcacagTCTTCGTatatactctcagctacggctgctatattttcttcactgcgtgctggacgtggtctattcggtcgaatattatacaAGAATGAATGTAGGGCCTTACGTTGGGTGATGGTTGATTTTCGACCTAATTTGATGTGGTTTTATCGGCTGCGGCTCATCTGTGCCACTATATTCGTCAGATTGATCATCTATTTCCGGGTTGTAAGCAGAGAATCAAgattcatcgccagtaataataagtTTCAGAGACGCCGTACATAACGCACCGAAGACACTATTGCTGTTGTGGGgcagagtatcgaagaagacccAAATTAGTCTATCCGCAAACGCGCGCAAGTATCGGAGATGTGTGCATCAACTTTATGGAAGACTTTGCTGAGGAATCTTGATATCCAACCAACTCGTTCAAGAGTTGAAGCCGAATGACCATAAAGCGCGTCCAATGTTCGTTTAATGGGTCCAAAGCGAGATGGCCACcgatcaagattttcagaaAGTATGGATTAGCGATGAAGCTTACTTTTGATTGAGtggatatgtatatatctaaaaaaaattatcgcacTTGGAGTGATCATaatccacaagccattgtttAAACACTGTTTATTCTCATAAAGTCGCTGTTTGTGTGCCCTATGAACCAGGACGAGGAGTCCGTCGACCCTTAttacttcaaaaatgaagccggttAAAATGTAACCGGCCATGGGGAACACTATAGAgtcatgattaatgactttttcgtgcctgaattggaAGAATTTTCACGATCTTTGCTTCCAGCAGGACAGCGCTAGATGCTATAAAGCCAACGAAACAGTCAGTATATTAAAGGAAACTTATAGTGAGCGCATTATCTCGCGTCAGGCTTCTAAGACCGTGAGATTTTACACCGCTAGATCATTTTTTGTGGTGTTTTGAGTAGTTGCTTGTCTACGTAGATAAGCCCGAGACGATTGACGCTTTGGAAGAGTATATTCGAC from Bactrocera tryoni isolate S06 chromosome 5, CSIRO_BtryS06_freeze2, whole genome shotgun sequence includes these protein-coding regions:
- the LOC120779162 gene encoding 3 beta-hydroxysteroid dehydrogenase/Delta 5-->4-isomerase type 2-like, which translates into the protein MTSTAENAVEEVVLVTGGSGFIGQHLLKYLLREQKNLGIKEVRSLDIEPFENKIGISHIAALKTFVGDICEPKSSTVQDAFKNVNCVFHCAALVSIEYPPNFKELDRVNVNGTSTVVDLCVQHNVGRLIYTSCASVCLVPFKGYSTFTIVINQTESKANTPTFNAQEPADFDKSFLIPGYSSSKLRAESIVLNSNGTLLSNQRDYLETVAIRPTLTYGEGDEKFVPRVFEYLSSRGYSYPRIAGAGGKQQLVYAGNVAWGHLCAYKTLKATPKAIAGLPVFVTDDTPINDVTRFIQKMALLGGKFKINLTLWYLPHFLFFLLSFLTELFVQLLYPVTKFKLAYSLRAIASFTASVLMLNRLRASIHMDYVPLVEPEVAAQESARWYAQWWEKQRSKNNGKSS